From a region of the Paenibacillus sp. R14(2021) genome:
- a CDS encoding GntR family transcriptional regulator, with protein sequence MQHDRLPLYMQIQDYFKERITTGQLKGNDKIPSEKELMEQFEVSRITVANALVRLAEEGWIYRIPGRGSFVKETTGFAQRNKPDFTPASAAEDHFQGRAMTLQPQNDEAEHSTQLEHAAGRISRRMIGLIIPTLEDLFAVRLIAGVNEVLKEHGYHLYVVFSNNDIETEKKLILESIASGASGLIIFPSDAETYNEEILALKMRNYPFVLIDRYLAGVETNFVCTDGLEGAKLALHHLWELGHRDIAICSDTPLPTITVSDRINGYMEALKQLGAMINPSMILTDFEVDYTQINEDHPLFRFIRNRMATAYITLNAKLGGYIFNIARQIGLKVPEDISILTFDNPSPSYDESGFYTHISQSEHEIGTDAADILINLLENRSPANKYSKIVKVPELVVRSSTSRVKA encoded by the coding sequence ATGCAGCATGACCGTCTACCGTTATATATGCAGATACAAGACTACTTCAAGGAGCGAATTACGACCGGCCAGCTGAAGGGGAACGATAAGATCCCTTCGGAGAAAGAATTGATGGAGCAATTCGAGGTGAGCCGGATTACGGTAGCGAATGCGCTGGTGCGGCTGGCTGAGGAAGGGTGGATCTATCGGATTCCCGGGCGCGGCAGCTTCGTGAAGGAGACAACGGGCTTCGCGCAGCGGAATAAGCCGGATTTCACGCCTGCGTCTGCCGCTGAAGACCACTTTCAAGGCAGGGCTATGACGCTGCAGCCGCAGAACGATGAGGCCGAGCATTCAACACAGCTGGAGCACGCTGCAGGCAGAATCAGCAGACGAATGATCGGACTGATTATCCCGACGCTGGAGGATTTGTTTGCGGTACGTCTGATCGCGGGAGTAAATGAGGTGCTGAAGGAGCACGGCTACCATCTGTACGTCGTGTTCAGCAACAATGATATCGAGACAGAGAAGAAGCTGATCTTGGAGAGCATCGCGAGCGGCGCTTCCGGCTTGATTATCTTCCCGAGCGATGCGGAGACATATAACGAAGAAATTCTTGCGCTGAAGATGCGCAATTATCCCTTCGTGCTGATCGACCGCTACCTGGCCGGGGTCGAGACGAACTTCGTCTGTACGGACGGCTTGGAAGGCGCGAAGCTCGCGCTGCATCATCTGTGGGAGCTGGGGCACCGGGATATCGCGATCTGCTCGGATACGCCGCTGCCGACGATTACGGTGAGCGATAGAATCAACGGCTACATGGAGGCGTTGAAACAGCTTGGTGCTATGATTAATCCTTCCATGATCCTGACGGACTTTGAAGTCGATTATACCCAGATTAATGAAGACCATCCGCTCTTCCGTTTCATCCGCAACCGGATGGCAACGGCATACATTACGCTTAATGCTAAGCTGGGCGGTTATATATTCAATATTGCAAGGCAGATCGGACTGAAGGTACCGGAGGACATCTCTATTCTTACGTTCGACAACCCGTCGCCAAGCTATGACGAATCGGGCTTCTATACGCACATCTCCCAATCGGAGCATGAGATCGGAACGGATGCGGCTGATATACTCATAAACCTGCTGGAGAATCGCAGTCCGGCAAATAAATACAGCAAGATTGTCAAGGTTCCGGAGCTGGTTGTCCGCTCCTCGACAAGCCGAGTTAAAGCGTAA